The window ttCAACTGATCTCCAAATTAAATACTCAGCATCATTAAAGGCCTTATCTTTATTCTAGTGCAAATTCATAGTCAAATACCCATTAAACATTTTTTGGCAACATGATGTATCATCAGACAAGTAGTGAAGTATTCCACTCTGGGTGACTTAAAATTCCATTGATCAAATTAGTTAGTAACAGGACAAAACACCAAGTCCTCCTGACCCACCATTTTCAGGGAATACTAAAACCTAAAAAGATGACCGTGTGGGTTCATGACTTCATCAATCACTATAATCTAAGACATTTTCAGATAAATGGTTCGAGATTCATCGGAATGGAACGAAAGCTGCCAGACGAATGTCCGACCCACCTTGATCGACATCCATTAATCAGctaaagacaaaagaaaaagcccaAAGAAACATGACAGGAAAATGGAAGCCTTACATCGTACGCCTCATTGATCCGATGAAACTGCATCCCGCAATTGCTTCCCCTGCAAACGTCCGGATGATACTGAAAACGAACCAAGAACAACCCAACGTCAATCAAACATCATAAAGGTCCTAACTTTAAGCCAGATTCCCCCTTAAAAAAGATCCGGAGAACGAAGggcacagaaaaaaaaaaccaaacctgCAGCGCGAGCCGCCTGAAGGCCTTCTTGACCTCAGACTCAGAAGCGCCGGGTTGAATCCTCAGGGTCTTGTACGGATCCagcaccgaagaagaagaataagaacaGCAAACTTTGACCCCGCCATTCCTACCGACCCCGTTCTTCGCCTTCCGGTCTCCGACCCGAATCCACTGGGAACCGCTCTTTCCCATCACGCCGACAACCGAAGCAGCCATTGCTGTAACGTTCTTCGTTCTCTCCCCCCACCAAAACGACCGAAAGGAGCACCAAAAAGATGGTACCTTCGACTCCAATTACGCAAAACAAAGCTCCCCAAAATGGGTTTCGCTCACAATGGGATCTGGTCTGAATAATGGGCAACGGATAGAGAAAGAAGGGTCGGATCGAAGGAGGCGTGACGCtaaatatatagagagagaaagcgagagagagagagagacagagagggagagagtgaggagGACGGAGGGAGGGAAGAGCTTCTTATCTTAATGCCTGACGTGTGATGTCGTGTTTTGTGGAAAGAAGCGACCggtccttttttctctttttctttttccttttttttttttttgcttcttatctggtattttttttttttggatgccTAGTCAGCGTCGTATCAGAAAATGACACTTCTTATgtggttttggatttttcctttttctctttcttttttcctataaTTATGGGGAATATTCCTCCGAATTTGTGCTATTCTAATTGTGCTCGTTTGCGCGCGCTGACTCTTCACCAGAAAAAGAACATAGAAAGATTAAGGAAACGAAATATAACGGTGAATTTTGTCGAGGCGGCTCACTACCGGCACGCTTTTCTTACTTCTCAATTTGACAAAATGCGCTTTATAGTAGCTTAAAAAGTTCCTGACATAAAAGCAATATCATACCtaatgttttggaaaaaaaattctaaactcatTATACGAcaaccaatttaattttaacatTTGCAATTCTACTAATTAAGTCACATACCCCTTTTGAAGATTTATCAATATAGTAACGATCAAATTTGGTTTGAATTGCTAACGTGAAATGCAAGTCATGTCTCATATGACCGGCGTTAAGTAAATAAGCACGTcaacaatttttggcaaaaataaaaCGGAAGGATTATATTGACCAACCGTAAAAATATTTGATactaaatttgataaaattgaaaaatttaaagatttctCAATAATTATCCATATAGTCCCCTTATATCTCACCTGGGTGCTCTAAGCTTTATGATCGGGTCCCACAGctctaatttttcctttctttgttattttgccACGGAGAGCTGCCTACGTTCAAAGGATGAATTTTCTTGTATTATTTATTCATACGTTGACTGACACGCTTAGCCTTAAGTAGAGATGGGAACGCCACTCTATTCTAAAAGCTCCTTCAACTGACCCCTTAAAAAGAACCAACAACTAAATGCGTCACTTTCGAATCGTATATGTCTATTCGGGCTCGTattataaaatcaaaagaaagaatgggATTCACATCGCTTCCATCATTCCGGTTTCTGAATCAGTAGACTCACGTACGTATTTGTCGATTCTACGAGCCTTCTCTAAATTGGAAGTGTTTTGTCATCATGCATCCGGTCGCTGTCaagaagggttttttttttttttttttttttgcaattacaGGGTCAAAATGAAGCGGGTAAGTCTCGTTCATGCCGTGCTTGATTGATAATGGGCATGGAAATAGAGGAATCTGAAGAAGTTTttacaaaaaatctaaaatttattatatttatatcaatttcaTTACAAGATCAAGTTCTTAACATCTTCatgttttatcaattaagttcatCAAGTCAATCCGGACGAGAGTGAAATATAAAGATTTGGAATTGACTTAGCCTAAttataagaattaaaattaaattggtgtaaatgtaataaatttatgagttatttggtaattttctcatgaAACTCGTGGGGGACGGACTGTAGTTAGTCTTCAACGgatgttttgtttgtttgttcgAATTCAAAAAGGTGTTACAAAACGTGGGGCCTTTTAGCTGGAGGGACACGCAAAGGCGAGACGCAACCaaacaagaaaatacaagcaatTCCAAGTTCCGAGGTCAAGTCGCGCGGCGGTTTTTGTTATACGGGCCAAATGGGGGGAACAGGTCACGGTCGGCTTGCTAGGGTTTTTCTTTCGGAACGAATTGACAGGAAGGTAGGACGCGTGGTTTCGCATGCGGGGAATGAGGGTTTTTAGATCTAGATCTAGCGGTCTGAATTCGATTCGGGTGTTGGCAGAGACGGCCAAAGGTCGTACGTCGGTAGGGTTGAAAGGcccatgttttatttttttaacgtCACATGCTCCAATAATGCAAGGCGGCCTTTTCGATTGGAGTCCTCCCCATGCTTCATCCCATAAATTAAAAGATCAATCGCCCTTTAAAATGGGGAAAGGGAAGATGGGATAAGAGATGGGGCCCTCCACCGCGGCAATTCACGGGTTTGTTTTCTGAGAATTTATGGGGTCTTGCGCTTTTCAGGCGGTggggatggatggatggataaGAAGGGGGAGGTAGACCGACACGTGGATCCGATGCTGATCGATCTTCAGCCGTCAACGACGAATATTTATGTACGCGTAGATGGCCGCCACGTGCTGAAGTGTAAGGCCACCTGTACAACGTCCgcctaaaaaatagagaatgtGAATGAGGCGCGTCGAAATGGTACGCTACGCACGCCTCTTCTACGTATCCGGGCTAGTCAAAGAACATGTTTTACTTGTTAAAAACATGCGAAGAAATTTTTAGATCAGTATTGACATGCTCCCGTTGCGttaatatatacataaatgCACGACTACTGTAACCCGTCCGCTTCGTGATTCCGCACGATACACAACGGAGCGAGCATTTTACGGTCGCGGGACTACACCGGCATGCGCTTGGGAGTAATTGTAAGTGTCTTAGACGTGAATATTCTCGGTGAAGATACTTAAAATATATCCTTAACGGAGGAAGCCAAATATCGAATGATAATGTGTATCCGTCAGAGATGCCTGCTGAGTTTTGATTGGATATGAGTTGTCCGTCCCAGCACTAGGGAAGGGGGCACCCACGAGCCAAACGGTCAGTCGGTCGTAAACGTGTAAAAAGACCTATCTAATTCCCAGAGCGAGTCGAtgaaaaaaagaccaaacctaTCACCGTCCGCAAAAGACGATGCTCCTTGCTAATACGATAAGTTTCTCTTTTCAACCGATCCTATGCATCCGATTTGATTGCGTTCAACTGGGCAACCGACTctaacaaagataaaatgaattcGCAGATACACTCACAAGACACAAAAGAAGCGTAATGCTTATGAGAAATTAGAAAACCATCAACATCCGTGGTGTTTCTTTGAGGTGAGCCTTGTGCTCCGAATATCACTCCAGTGTTTTTGTCGATAATTACATTATCTTGTTTGCAGATTCTCTGAGATGAACCCCCCCCCCTTCAAATGAATTTCCAGACCAAGTAGCCACTCTTACAGTGATGCGCGAAGGAGATGCAACCTCGGCAGGACTTCTCACACGTGCTCCGCTGCTACTCAAGAAGGAAGAAACTCACTTACAGAATTGCCATAGTTCACTACATGAAGGCATCGGATCTAAAAATTATGTTCTCCTAGACCTTCTGTGTAGGTGGCCCTTCCATTCATTAAAGGGCTCAGACCTTCACTTCCGGCTCTTCCAAACACATGACGGGCTCAGAGAGGTGATTGAACGCCGCAGATGGCACTTCCACAGAACTGCTGGATGTGGAGGATTTCTTAAACTGAACTAGAATCATGGTCATGTTGTCGCAATCCTTCACTGCCAGCAGAGGGTGTCAAACATCTCTCGAAGACTCTCTCACAGAAAGCTGGAAGTTTGCTTTTCTGCAGAGTTTTTCATTTAGCAAATGCCTAGGTTTTCTTCTCGAGTTTTCCTGCATTGCCGTCAGTTTGGGAACCTAATATCTCAAGTGTTAAGAATGTACCGTGCGTAACTGTTCCCTAACATAGTCCAGCAGCTGCTGGCTTGACATGCAATCCCTGCTAAGCAAGCTTATGGACACAAACATAGTTGGCTGGAAGATTATTTGTCGGTAGAAAATGACATCAGCAAAAGGATGTAATGAAGCGCTATATTCCGCCGCATGCTAGTACAAGGAACTCATCATCTTCACAGAGCTCAATCTacaaaattggagaaaaaggagggaaaaggGTTTAAAAACGCAATAGAAGCAATCGTAAGTATAAATACTAATGTTTATAAATGGCcaaagtcataaaaaaattcctgCATTAAAGTCAACAGCAGTTCAACCATCTTGATTGAAAAGAAATGTAGATACCCTCACAAGACTGCAAGATTATATCTTGATTAGCTATCACATACAATAGTTATGTCGGGATTTGCAGCTGAAATTTGTCTTTCAGCTGGGAATGATTTGTTCTGCTTGAATTCCACGTCTCCTGCAGCCAACAGATATTACGTCCCCAATTCACATTGGACGGCATGAACCCTATAAAAGTCCATGGACACACATGCATACACGCgtgctgagagagagagagagagagagagagagactcccTCTACTCTATCAACTGGTCATCGAGAATAAAAACTAGTAGTAGAGCCAATAGCTCTTGCTAGATTCAAACTTCCATCGACCTTCCAACTTGAATGAAACCCCCAGCTTgaagaattctctctctctctctctctctctcaatgtcAAGGTCCGGCTTGTGATCTTTAGACAAATTATATGCCTGCATATAGCTAGAAACACTTGCCTTAGTTACTGTTCATTCTTCCCTAGTGAAGGCAACCTGAGCATCATTATCCTATCCAACATACAATATTAGCTACTAATGATAACACCATCCAAAAACTAtatgaagttgaagaagaggaatttCCAACATCAGATCGAATTGGATTAGCTTGTTCCGGACACTGTCCTGCAAAAGTTTTCACGTACACTAaatgaagttgaagaagaggaatttCCAACATTAAATTATATTCTTCCACAGGACATACTAATCTACTTGTCTGAAGACCAGGGCTAGAGTTTCAAAGCTGATAAACGATCAGAATGATCAAGAGCCTGCTTATTCTTCCTTCCATGGCGTCGATAATGTAAAAATGAGTAAATTTCATAACATCAATAGCATTGAACTGAGATGTGTTATCATCTGCCTATGTCTACTTTAGTGATCTAGTCAAATTCACTCAAATAATAAGGCCCCCTACCAAACTACAACTCGAGATGAAATAGAAAATGAGAAGAGGACAGGAACAACCTCCCAGCTGAATATTGATGAAATTTTCTGTGTCCTCAATGTACTCCTTCATCTGAAACAAGGGCAATAAGAAATTTCTGTAAGTGTCCTGTACTACTTCCagatcaaacaaaagataatCATTGAGTGAAGAGAACGGTAATGCCATACCGAGGTCAACTTGTATAATGTGCTTTGAATCATAACAAGAAATGCTTCCAGCAACATCTCAAGTTCTATGTTCTTTCGGCACTTTCTGAACTGCTCATGCCCTCGTGCTGGTTCTTGGCATTGATAAAGCTTCTCTCCGGCTTCCACCAATCTGGAGGGCAAGCAACAGGAGAAACTGGTCAGAAACTGATAAAGCACCATCAGTTGATCTGCTTCCCAACATAGACTGGTCACCATAAAATGTTGGCTGCATCCTCGGTTTCTTTTGAGTGAGGTACATCTCTGCCAATTGTCCTTTATCATTCAGCAGCTGCTCAGTCGCATCCTTAACCTACATTGGGACATTTAAGAGGAAAACGTTAGAAACCAATAATCCCAGTAAGGCTGCGTGTGTGGGTGGGGGGAGGATATCTGATATCATTCACCAGGACAATTCATTACAACATTGACATATATTCCATGTACCTTGTGCACTCTCCTTGTTAAGGCAACGAGTCTGCTTTTAAATGCACGGACACACTCCAACGTGCTAATCTTCGAAGTAAGCTCATCTAGCAAAGGATAACCTTCAATCTGAAGTTCTGATGCCTATAGAATATGAATATGATGGTTTTACTCCTTTGCTCAGCTCACTTCGAATCAATCAGAACTGATTAAATGGACGTCGAAATTATCCATGGAAGTAGATCTTACTGTTACGAGAATCCATGACACAGTACAGAAGTGCCATTCTAATAATCAAAGCAAAGCATTCCATGACGGCCTTTAATGCAACTAAAAACAGCAAAATCAGCTTAGAAGATACCGAGACATGAGTCATGACTCATTTATGGCAATTCAGTCCAGACACAATACTAGCATTATCTTAACATAAAAGACAATCTGACCGAAGCTCTCAAAAAATGAAGTTTGGATCTATGCTTCGATCAGCATCTTTCCCAAACCtgagaatcaagaaaagtatAGGCAGCTTCAAGCGCTACTTCAAGTGCCCTAAATTCAAAGGGAAGATGATCTGGGGATGCATTCCCAAAAATATTGTGGAAGTTTCTACTTCCCCTTCTCTGGCTCAAGTCAGCACTCTCAGAATTCGAGACTCCGCCCACCCCAGCTGTGGTCAACCTGCGCTGTAGCTCCACAACATACAGTAGAACATAGCTATCAAGGGAATTCGAAAGCAGAACCTCATCTGCTGTGATGATACACCGAATCTGCTCCAATTTAACCACAATTGCCTTCTCTCGACCAAGAATGGTGGAGGGGTACACAAACAATGGATTGAGCAAGCGTAAATCCTGGGCAGGAAGATCAAGCTGAAGCATCATTGTGACCTTATCCACCTCAATGACCTCTGAGTTACCAGAAGTTTCAATGTGAAACCAGGAGCAAAGGCCTTGGCCGCGCCCCATCCGGTTTGCCACTGAGTCTTCAGAGCTGAAATTGGGCAACAAGCAAAGAGCATAACTCGCCAAATTACAACAATCAGCGACCGAACCTTAATTGTGGGGGCAGGTGAAAGACCCAACTATTTGGCCTTCAAATGAGCCTAGTCGTTACATTTAGGGATGAGTATGACAAGTGGGAACCTGTAGATTTCAGATTCCAAGGTATACAGGATAGGTTCTgggtttcaaaaaatgaggaatcttcaacgggtaggttccaggttatTAGTTGGATaaacttggaacctaaaacTTAGAATCTGTAACCTACAACCTGgaataagttttaatatttttcttagtcTATGTCTCTGTGTGATATTCAAATATTCCATGTTGTACGATGATGAATGTATAATCTAAAAGAACTAATctaagttttcattttatggctaagatttttactttattaaagttcataatttttgtgtatctaaatataaattatgattagtgaattataatcgttcatataataatataagtAGAACTTAAATAGATCTTAGAACCTATGACATGATAGGCTCCAAGTTTAGGGTATGCaagataggtttcaagttccaaaaaaatgaggaacctattCCGACGAGTAGGTTTTAAGTTTTCAGGTGGAACTTGTACGAAACTTAGATTCGCTCCTCCCTACTTCTATCTAATTGAATTCCCTGCcaagaattcatttttttctgttaatagttttgttcattttgtattctttttgaTGAATAACaagcttgtttattattattgcgttcattttcgttttgtttaactaaaaatggattaaaaaaaaaacattgttggACCTTGGAACTGACGCTAAAACCTGTGACAGGGTGGGTTCCAAGTCCTAGGTTCCGAcgggtaggtttcaagttctaaaCAATGAGGAACCTATATTCCGAAAGTAAGTTCCAGTTCTAGGCGGGATTTGTAAGGAACTTGGAACTGCTTACTCCTAATTACATTGGTCAGGACCCACAATGTATGCctcgatttttttagatatttacgcatttttatcttattattgTGTGATTCTTCATTTGATATTGTCATGTAGATGAGTCTAAACATTATATATTTCTTATGATTGTACATATCTCTGATTAGTATATATTTGGTATTATGTTTATCTTGTCATCcaataaaacttataaataaaatcatatattCTTTATCGGTATTATgttaaaatatacaaaaaattcttaaattttcctTCATATTATTGTTcttaacttaattttttattgcaactatcacgccccgatcctcgagcgtgtgtccatccctctctggtcaataaaattttgcgactttcCAACATGGACGAATCGCCCCaccttctctttcattttattgcatatgCAAGAGCGAATGTAAATAGGAATATAgtaggacccaaaaaaaaaaaaaacaataaccatctcgggatagaaaagcaagacaacagattcataaacaaacatgcttttataaacatactaagttatatacaaaagtctataccaaaaagatttcaaaagattaaCTCTCTAAAAGAGGCTGTCCTACGGGTTCTCTCAGCTCGGCTCTAGGTCCACCACTCTACGGCCCTAAAGATTGAGCCCACAATGAGGTGAGATATAAATTTCAGCGAGTTCacactctaaaccccgattatgagggaaatacgcctagaaACGTCAtaatcacacaatcacacaaccaTAAGGACTCATCTCATCTCAGATCTACCCTGTAGGTCATATCACAAACATCATGaaagcatgagcaacaaataagctcATCAATAGGAACGCCATACTCAATTATAACAAAGTACAAGAGTCCTAATTATAGGGTCAAATCTTTATGACACATCACAtatcgtgccacacaattttgtctcataatccggcgcgttcaactcaattaatcacgcgttcctagttttgatctcggcataaAGCACGGCCTGCTTTTTGTTCGGCTGTCTTCTGGCATTGCTAGGCTATGTCTCACACCATTGAGCGCTACTACATTTTTCCTAGACGGCTTTCCCGAATGAGCACGTGTCCAGAATCTATTGCGATCGGCTTCCCATTATCTAGGGGTGTCCCATATAGGGGTTACCGTCCAGCTTAATAGTCAAGAACGGGTTCtattaaccaacacacgatcactcaaGTATGGCCTAgggcaccgtgcattgcactcaaatgcctcaattaaaatgatgaacctagccttttttttttctttttttatgatgaccTAAGGAAACCCGTATAGCCGGCAGCCGTCGGGCAAACCCTGGGGCCGCACGAAGGAACCACCATCCCGTGCAAGCGGTTAAGGCACCAAGCGCCTCCGTTGggttttgaacccctcaccttgaGGCAAGGATCAACGGAGCCTTATCCAACGGAGCCACCGCGGCAAGTGGTGAACCTAGCCTTTTTCtttcgtattagaaatacatggtaaaatagtcgtgtgtggggtACACAATCAACTCAACCTAGAAAAATCGATATCTTTCTATTTAAAATCCTActgttttatataatatataaaaccatttttggtatTAAAATCCGACactcgggattttctgaataaatattggaaattaacaaattttggaataaaagactaaaaatccaatcagcaccgaatttgcacaaattaacactcaattgcataaattaaccataccattgcaatcagcacgaagttctagtcaccggctatccttgtctaatttctagaaaaatatttaataattaaataatttctaaaattaattaaataaatcaatttaaataccaAATATTAACCTAGGCCGTAATTgctaaattaaataccgaaatgggCCCGAAAAATTCtcgaaccactctagataaataatgCAGCTTGTTTAGTCCTTAACTAAGCCATTCTAACCACCTAGCAtgcataattaactaattaaatcactaatctaatctaactaaccacctcattcctaattaaattaaattaaacacccattaaacatcattagcctactaagaagagtttagtgctgagtggttttctgctaaaaggctatccttgaagggcttgaacgagaGTTGTTCGCCACTATGGAAAGGCATATTTGCAGGAAATTGACTCCGTCTTcactggttctaagtctaggtccattcatggtatcaaagccatggTTTTGTTTGTAATATTATCAGTTCCATGCGCTTGGTAGGAgaatccagtgctgagaagatctctttaCATCATGTCCATAGAATCAGAAATCCTCGAAGCCCCTGTTTCTCTTGCTCCATCTCCTTCATCCTCAACCCCTTCAGATTTTCGCGTTtccaatgcttctaagatagattatctttatgaagtctttCTTAATGACAAAACTAAGATTTCTGAAACTCAACTTCCTCTTATGAACCCTTATTCCGCTTTTGCTAAACCCATCTCATCATTTTCACCCATCCGCTCCATTCGCCAACTTATacaccaaaccccaaagcaagtaaatgaGTATGTCTAGTCCTCCAAATTTGACCAGCACCCCATTCCTGCTACTGaaaatgagtattttgttaCTCTCCAGATCTCTCCAGAATttcccagacaatgggctcaacaagGATATACTCATGTTCATTATGTCGCTGTTCATTTTGCTCTCACCTTTCATGGTCACAAAGGTTTACTAGTTGTTGCTAGAATAGCGTTATTGGATACCCGATTCCTAGAATACCAACATGCCTATATTGGCACTGTCCAAACTACTCTGAATGCTAGCACAGTTTTTGTGACTCTATATCCTAACTTCAATATCGTTCTTTCAGATTTGCaattactttattttatgaAGATACAGGTTCAGCTCACTGGAGCTCCTCAAATTGTTGATTCTGTTGCTACAACACTTCATTACCAAATGGTGTAccgagtgcagaaccatgcttTTGATCTAAATTTcaacaatggaaatgaagatactttgttcatctccatgcaaaatgatcaaGCTTCCTATATCCATGTTCCCAGACAAATTCCAAAGGAGAAGTTAGCCACTCTCCTCCCAGAGACTTGGATCACTAATTATGAAAAGCTACACCAAAATAACAAGCCCTTCTAGTCTTCGGATTCTAAATTCATCCGAAAGAAatatggaactgtttccatcaaatttggcaaggaaaaggaagaaagtccatccatcttccaaaccctcttcatagttgaaccatgtgttcctaaATCAATTTCCAAGCCAGATCCGAAAAAGCTTGTTAGACACTTTAATGGTGATGGACATCCAgtccattactacaaagaccagtatggtcattgtttttgggatcctttttgccaGTGCTCTTATTGCATAAAATCCCCTGACGAGATAAATCCATATGACAAACCCCCACCTCAGAGGAGAAAACGAAAAGAtgccattttccaaaaatacttaaATAGAGACCCATctgttgatactcttggtgagtaTGACAAATACCAGTTCGTAGTTTCCTACGCACCACCCCCACCACCAGAGTTTATTGTTCCACCTTTGGTCTCACTAACTCCACCACCGTCacctccaccatctcctcctcagaaAAAACCAGCTCTCTCCccgttttataagccaatcttaaaatgggctaagaagcattcttacccaCTTGAGACTCCAGCAAGAACACCACTCTCTTCCTCCATAGCCATGTTCCATGAAACAGATTTTTCGCCCCTTGTCCGAGAAAGTTCTATACTTTCGTTCCCCACTCCAGAAGAATTCATTGATCCACAGGGCATGTACCACCATACTCCTAAAATACCTAtccccactgatgtggatgaacatgagAGATAGAGAAAGACTCCTGCTGCTAAAGCTGTTCTAAATTGACAATAGGAGACtctgttagcacaaaacaatgttttcaaagcaattgattccaagattgggaatgtgcaacaagatcttcgaAAGTATGATGAGACCACCAAGAAAATGGTTTCTGAATTCCAAAAAAGGCTTaatgccttggaatcaggacaacatctaaGGTATCATCACTTAGAGAGCCCAAAGCCGgagaaagaaaaactcaaaagacaaatccaactccttgaagaatgaaagtttAGACCTTTTGATCCATTTGCAACTACAGTAAGAACAAGGTATTTACCTCCGCCACCCCAAACGTTTATCTTTGCTGTCATTCCAGAAGATTCTTTCAAAAAAGAACCAGATATGGCAGAAATGAGAAATCGCTTGAATC of the Eucalyptus grandis isolate ANBG69807.140 chromosome 10, ASM1654582v1, whole genome shotgun sequence genome contains:
- the LOC104423234 gene encoding chaperone protein dnaJ 8, chloroplastic, yielding MAASVVGVMGKSGSQWIRVGDRKAKNGVGRNGGVKVCCSYSSSSVLDPYKTLRIQPGASESEVKKAFRRLALQYHPDVCRGSNCGMQFHRINEAYDVVMSSLRSESIEQEMYESSSCAYEQGGDEEFRGMNDPEWDMWEEWMGWEGAGIRDYTSHINPYV
- the LOC104424197 gene encoding LOW QUALITY PROTEIN: magnesium transporter MRS2-1 (The sequence of the model RefSeq protein was modified relative to this genomic sequence to represent the inferred CDS: inserted 2 bases in 2 codons), with translation MGRGQGLCSWFHIETSGNSEVIEVDKVTMMLQLDLPAQDLRLLNPLFVYPSTILGREKAIVVKLEQIRCIITADEVLLSNSLDSYVLLYVVELQRRLTTAGVGGVSNSESADLSQRRGSRNFHNIFGNASPDHLPFEFRALEVALEAAYTFLDSQASELQIEGYPLLDELTSKISTLECVRAFKSRLVALTRRVHKVKDATEQLLNDKGQLAEMYLTQKKPRMQPTFYGDQSMLGSRSTDGALSVSXPVSPVACPPDWWKPERSFINAKNQHEGMSSSESAERTXELEMLLEAFLVMIQSTLYKLTSMKEYIEDTENFINIQLGGCSCPLLIFYFISSCSLVGGLII